The genomic segment CACATGGTTTTTCACCTTTGAAAATCAGATATGGATGGAAGCCTGTGGTCAGGTCTTCTTCTCCTATGGAGTATCAGCAGGGACCTTAATCACTCTGAGCAGCTATAACAAATTCAAGAACAACTGTTACAGGTAAACCATGTGATCAGTGGTTCCACCAACACATTGATGAAGTTGTGTAATTGTAGTATTGCTCAAAAGTCTAAACATTCAACAACAGTCCatatttcctgtctgtctctactgTTGCAATCAAAGgtacaaaatacacaaaaaatgtatgaaaaaataattaagaacTTATCTCTGTATCATAACAATACAGGAGAAATAATAAATGGATGCAGTGCAGCTCAAATCTGCTctcttgtttttatgtgtgtgtgttttttgtgtgtgtgtctgtgtgtgtgtgtgtgtgtgtgcctgggtgCATGCAGGGACAGTCTATTGTTGTGTGTACTCAACAACGGTACCAGCTTCATTGCCGGCTTTGCAGTTTTCTCAGTTCTGGGCTTCATGGCCCATTCCCAAGGAATTCCCATCGACATAGTTGTCCATTCAGGTATGATTTATAGCTCAAAGCTACTGTCTCTGTTAAACTAAACTTACCTAGCCTCACAATTTGCTACAAAGGGAAAAAGAtctaaaacaaagcaaatggTGAAGATGAATTCAAATGTCTCCACTTTCCTCCCAGGACCTGGGCTGGCGTTCATAGCATTTCCTCAGGCTGTCGCCATGATGCCTCTGCCTCAGTTGTGGGCTGTCTGCTTCTTCATCATGCTCATTATGTTGGGGCTGGACACAACGGTAAGATAAGGAGGACCTCTCAATTGAAGGAGAAAGTGGTATAAGATGACCCACTGTTTTCTATCACTTATTTTAATCATGCTTGGTGTGTGGCTACAAAGTAAATGTCCTCATCTGGGATTTCAGGCCTTTGTCACGTTGTCTTCCAATGAAGGTTGATGGATGTGGTGCTGTAAACCCATCTGAGCGCAGCAAAGTAGCTGCTGAATGTTCccatgtttctttcattttatattcattcattttttttgctagTGTGCAAGCCTGGGCGCATAATCCCCATCCATGCTGCTGGGTGTGTGGTCCAAATCCAACAGTCATGTTCTATTGGTGTATGCTTTAAATTGTGCTTGGTTAATTATTTactggttatttttttaatgcatgtttGATAAAGTGATgacgtttttcttctttctgtctgtttatgTGAGATAGTTTACAGGACTGGAAGCTATCACATCATCAGTGATTGACATCTTCCCAGGAACGATGGGCAAACCCTGGCGTAGAGAaatcttccttctcctcttctgctctgtctgctTCATCATACAGATCCTCCTCACCACTAAGGTAGTACACAATGGCAAAACCTTACCCAAACACAACACCTAACACTCACACAATTCTAATGGTGGAGGactatatacattttaaatgtattgcaTGTCCATGTTCCTTGTTTTCCAGGGAGGAATCTATCTGTTCCAGCTGGTTGATTACTATGGTGCTAATGGAGCATGTTTATTATTTGTGGCTCTGGTCCAGTGTGTCGCAGTTGGGTGGTCCTTTGGTAAGTGTTACCTGTGATGGATGCCTAATTATGTGCTTAAAATGGGGGATCACACTTGGAAAGTCACATCATTTGCAGGAGCCTGGGGGTCCTCCcccagaaaaatatatataatatgcaCTTGTCTAGATTATATAAATTGAGGTTGCTTTGAAAACCAAGAATACTTTAACAACAGCACAGTTTGATGCACCAGGACAGGAAATTATGAGAGGaatgcatatttcatatttgaagccataataaaatgcataaaaaacattttgtattctTAAAATGGTAGTAGGGGGGACTTCCAGGTTGGCGGGTTGATGGAGTAGACATGGCTTGAGTGTCATTTGACCTTTCAAAGCCCCTTCATCTCCATCTGGTATGAAACCTGCAATGTTTCAGAATGGAAGGCCCTGCAGAAGGTGGTGAAGCCACAAGCCTCACTGGTTCCCCTCTCCCATCCATCGAGAATATCGCCCACACCCGCCACCTGTCCAAAGCCACCAGGATCATACAAAACCCCACCCATCACAACCACAGACTGTTCACCCTTCTGCCCTCAGGAAAGAGGTACAGGTCCATATGCAGCAGAACATTCAGGTTCTGCAAAAGCTTCTTCCAAACTGCAATAagacttttaaatgtttacaaaatccccctactcacctatcagtgcatccatggcaatgtCCCTCCTTACCTGAAAGATCTactcaccacaaacctcctcacccaacaTCCACTCTGGAAACCAAACCATGGGGGAttgagccttctgctcagccgctcctcgcctgtggaattcccttccagaccacctgagggctccacaaagcactctctcttttaaaaggGTCTGAAAACCTTTCGTTTTAAACGAGCATTCCCCTAAAGTCTGTACTTTTTCTCCCACcgatgttttttatttttaaacctattttttaaaatttcttttatcttgtttctactctgtagcactttgagattgattttagaaatgaaaagtgctctataaacgcaatttattattattattattaagtcatGTGGTGGAGGGCGCAAGTGGGATGataccttttttctttgttgttgtttaatgattttttattttattttctttcattaaaaaatgtaatgaaacatTCTGTCAAACAATGGTCTGTCCTTTTAAACTATTAACACACTGACTATATTTATCATTCAGGGGCTGAACGGTTATGTGATGCAGTTGAAGATATGACAGGACAGAGGCcagggatttttttcaaactgtgctGGCGTTATTTCACCCCTCTGATCTGCATGGTGAGTTAAACACTCTGAACAGCTGCTGGAGTCTGAAGCAAAGAAGATAAGAGCTGCAGCAATTACTAAATTATTTTGCATGGACAATTAATAATTTTGACACCAGGCCAAAACCTGTATCAGCTAACATTTCAGTATCAGCTTGCCTCATTTTATAAGCAACACAACATTcaatccaaaagaaaacagtaaaagaaaatgtgtacTTCCATTAGACTGGGAGATTCCATGGTGTTAGTTCAGTGTGCCTGTCCACACaagtgggttttttgtgtgttttccttcaggTTTGCTTCATAGGCTTATTTGTGGACTACAAGCCCCTGACATCTGGGGACTATGTGTACCCAGACTGGGCCTACTATCTGGGCTGGGCCATGGCCCTATCCTCTATAGTTCTGACACCCCTCTGGGCTATTGGCAAGATCTGCCTCACCAAGGGCTCCCTCAGACAGGTAAGAGCGCCAATACATCTGGCCAAATTTTTCATTCTGCTTTATTGTAATGTATTTTAATCAGCCGgatatgtatattatattaatttgatgatcattgtgttgtttaatTGTTGAATCCTCTGCCCTCAACAGCGTCTTTTGGTCCTTTGGCATCCTTTTAGTGACCCCGTTGGTCccaagacaaacaaagaaagtcTCCTGAATGACACAGAGATGAAACCAATGTCAGTCCCTCTCATGTCATGAGTTTGTatgtactgtaggtctgtaTCTGTATATACCCAGAGTATTTCTGAAATGTTGTAAAAGAAAAGCGTATTACATCAGACAATGTGAAAGTACTTTGCATAATACTATGAAAACATCCTAGGATCCTTATATAATATCTTTACACATTTGCtctttacatttattatatgGGCATGTTTTAGCAATATGATATACCGACAGTGTGCTATGTCAGTATTATGTAATATGAGTTGTCGTTTTTGTCCTTGCatttattcaattaaatatagACGGATGTGCCTATTTacatcttttatgttttttgtaaaattttcaTATTATAAATTGAGCATAGCGTTAGTACCACACGCAAAACCATTCCCCTTTTGGGAAGTGTCTTGCTTTTGCCTCTCCATTGCACctgttgtcactttcatttgCACCAAAGCAGGTGAAATTGATTCACAATCACTTGTGCTTCCTACATGGACAGATATCGCTGAAGTTTAACTGACTTGGGGGCCTATACCAGAAAGCAGGTTTTGCTAAAACTCTGAGTATTTTAagcctgaaaagagggaaattgTTGGTTTATAGAtccagaaagcgagtgaacttaaactgtaggtcagttaccatggtaactgacgcTGTGAACCTAACTTGCTCGCTGGCAGgtcttcttgaaaaaaaaaagctgagttTCTCTTTAACTCCTCCCTATTCCTAAACCTGAACTAGCTGTCAAAAAATTATGGGTCCTTTCTTCGTCAACCCAatcgatatggaagcagaattaattcGATAGCCGCACGTCAGAGAGGATGTTCAGACCTAACATAGATACTTTCATTCCCTGACAACTCCTTATTTAACTTTACCATTTCTCTCACAATatactacatatatatacaatattctCCGGCCTTATTTCCAGCATTATAATATCGCGGACATGCTCCGACCATAGCAAAGTCTGTGCCcttagattttttaaatctaaggTGTTATGCTGTGATGATTAAGTGTTCCCCAGATTTTTAGAgcaatttattatttgtatatCTATTGATTGTAACCATTATTGTTTGCATTTAGCAGTTTAAAATAGAAGccctcttcatcttttcttgTCATTGGCATGTTGCTCTGCCAATGACCAACTAATTCTACTGCCAATGCAAGGCAGATAATCCAAATTTGTATGTGTGCTACATCATTCAGCATCATTGACCCAGCTAGCACACTATTATTGACTTATTTAACATGaacaacaaagtgaaaaaataaaaggggctGAAATTATCATGTAGTTAATCTCAGGAATAAAGAAATGTTACAACCTTAATACATTACAACCCTTACTTAAAGTGGGCTTTAGGTAGTGACCAATAGAACGAGATCATAAATACAAGCAGCTGAAATTATTTCTCATTGTATGTTGGTTGGGCTTAGCTTTGAAAATAGGGTTAGGAGGATTTCAGAGGTAGCATGGAGTAGAGCTGCTGTCCCTTTGCTTTGAAAAGACCCAGTTGAGGTTCTGTTTTTATATAACACTTTTCTAGCCATTTCGGccacacaaagtgctttaaCGTAGTCACATTCTCccattcacccacacacatcacaaatACACTGCTGGCAAAGCCATCAGGGGCAGCTCAGCTTTAATTGTCTTGCGCAAGGACAAATTGGcacgtggactggaggagccagggattggaccattgaccttctggttacttcctgagccacagctgacCTCCCACGGTAGACTATAtgtcccatctggcctgggaaacCTTAAAAAATCTTGCAATTTTTGGCACTGCTGCATTAGcttatctttcttcttctagGGAAAACAGATctgaatgtttttaaaggagTATTTTCGCTGGAGAGCTGCCAAGGTCTCCTTCTTAATCCTCCTACAATGTCTGAGATGGTGCAAATTGAAGGAAAAGCTATTTCACCATCTCAACCAGCAACAGAAGGGAGGCCTGGATTTGGAAAATAGCAGAGACTCTCTTTCAGGGTTTTTGCCATGTTTTGTAATGGCGCCTTCTTTTTTGTGATTCCTCTTGTCTCGTGTCCTTGGCAGGGGAAACAGATGGAGGACGCAGGAGATAAAATACATTGGAGAGGAATAGTTTTCCTCCCAGCCTGTATAGGCGAAGTTTATCTGCTTTCAAAAAGATGTCTTCAGTCccagaaaaagttgaaatgtcaatAAAATTAACTAAATGGACATGGCATGCATTTAAGAGCCAGGGGTTCAGACTCAATATAgcaccacctactggcaacaggaagttaaaagTTTTGGACTTCTATGTCCTCTGACTTGTAGGTTTACaagatccacctcaaatttggtcagtgAAGTTGTGagacactgatgatgtcatattATGAAACGTTTGACCATGTTTTAAAtggtgttgccatggcgacctatagttcgccatcaaatacaaatgtgtgtttgagggacatAGATGCTTAGAATCTCATGAAGCTTGGCAGACAGTTTAAGAGGGGTGAATTATCATGTCTGAAATGGCTATTTTGTCTAATGGTGGAAAAATGGctaaatggtaaaaaaaaaaaaaaaacagtatgcaAAACATCTCAATGAATAGTACATCTGTCTTTGCTTAAGTACTTTACTTAAGGTTAGACTGGAGGGTTGTGAATATCCTGTAAACCTTAGCAATTCCCAGAAAACATTGCAATTGCAATGTGGTGGTGGGTAGCGCCCAGCCCTGAACAGTGTTGGATAGTAATGAAGTAGTTTGttactgtacttaagtacatttatcatgtatctatACTTTACTTAAGTAGATTTAGTTGTGTGTacttttgacttttacttcaCTACATCTTAGAGCAAATATCTATACTTTCTACTCCACTAGATTTCTACATTGGGTTGCGTTACACATTACAGTCACCCTAAAGTCagccttaccctaaccctaacccctaaccgAGACTGAGGCTGAGCCAGACATTTGCCACCCATGGCCCTATTTAAAAGAGTTATTTGAGATAACTGGGTCCAAAAATATTCATGGAGATTCTTTTGCAGCTTTTCCGTTTACAGGAAGACTTTTGACTGTTTAACTCCatccatgtttcactctgtggctcAGACTTCAGCATGAATGCTAAGCACTATctcctatcaaaacacaggTTACGTTGATGCgtgacatttattaaaacatatatatatatatatatatatatatatatatagctatcTTTATCTTTCTAGGAACCGATATGCAGAagctaaatttaattttttctacCCGGTAAACCTCTGTCCTTACTggtctcgctccctccctctcctcgggggcgtGTTGCCTACATCATCTATCATTGTGTCttgtcatgtcaaaataaaggcCTCGCAGCGGCGGCAATAAttttgaacaaaataaacataGAGGAAACACTGCGGGCCTTCTTGTGTCCTTCGAAACCAGAATCTTAAGTCCAAGTGACGTGCAACTTCTTCTCAAAAAGCATGTAAAGCATATTTTTACAGTTCTATTTTTTCTCTGCAACTTTCTGAATCACTTCTCCaaccagtgtgtttttgtcaaaattcGCACTGAAAAATGTTTGCCTTGTCCGATGGTGGCCCTGAAGGTCAAAATAACTTAGTTATTTTCCATTCCTTGTGCATCCCTAAGTTCCTAGTGTGTCTTTGCCTTAGTTAAGTTTCATTTGTTATCCTGTTTgttcttgagtttcctgttttattctcaagtccctttccttgtgttgcttctcttccttttcctgtcttatttctggtgtctttacttttcttgtctGCCGCCCTGTGATTGACCACACCTGTTcttaatgtgtctcacctgtgttcaatcttGATGTATTTAGTCTGGGTAcggtcaaattggcttaggaagtttcccaAATCTCGAATGGTCAacagaagtatttcatcagcagccatgataagagcagttcagattctctaaatgcataggaaaggagcttctATGCGAAAGTAAAGGAGATATATATGCCCCACATGCCATGGCAGCAGCGATATTCACGTGACGtgccatgcacaaacgtaaacgattcaatccaaaatagaagtagaaaaagtacaagagtatgaatatgacccagaagagatgcacgTCATCACATAAGTTACTGTTActtatgaatcataacatctgatgtcgaatggtggtaaaacactgaaaaatgctgataGACCCgctacattttttgttgttcatccTTGGAAATTTGTGGTTTCACCAtacgcacgtcaataacattgCCCTGcacatgatgacgtagtatagtgaaagtcgagtcggattctctgagcagcgctgtcagcttttcctaagtcctaaCAGTTCTCCTTTTCACTCTGCCTTTTGGTCCTGCTTCTAAAAACGTTTCAACCAAGAGGCAACCATGACATCACCCACTGATTTGTAAACTGACGTTTTGAAGCCTTAAGTTTGATATTTtagccatatttggaggatCATAGTCTGGGTCTGACAGAGTTTGTCCACTTtgtgcccacctacacctgcaaccatgcaccaattggacagcagttagctgtcaatcacactatatccatgccccaatgcgTACCATTCTTTATCGTATATTTCACTCtgaatggaccataatgtacaaaatgaacatcatgctgtattgaagaagacgtggaactagagattgagaccataaacggtttactgatgttataaatcaagtgataATTAGTCATTTTTTCTTCGATGTCTTTTTTGGAAAccgacttcttttttttgcaaccagtggagttaACCTCTGCTGGTAATTCCAGAGAATACGGGCTGCAGGCactttcgcattggcttcattttacggacctggtgactacgtccattttatatacagtccatgaGTGCTACCATACAGTATTAGGTCTATGTTCATcagtgaactttttttttattgtacagtgaTGTGAAATATATGTACAGCAATACAGTTTTGATGATATTGTGTAGATATAGGCTTCTCAGACTACCTTTTAGGTCGTCAGCAGTGTGTGCAGCTAAATGGTCAGTTTTAGGACCCACTCTCTTCACAATTTATGTTAACAATGTGTGTCAGAATGCTGCTGATTTATCTTTACAAATGTACGCCAGTGACACAATTGTTTATTAAACACTGTTGCCTTGGCCTTCGAACATTTGCAGGACGCATTCAACGCTATTCAGTCGCATTTATTTCCACTCAAACTGGTGTTAAATGCTGACAAAACCAAGGGTATGctattttcaaacaaaaagaagttGCCACCAGTTCTCCCTTCTATTACATCCACGCAAGGCACCCCTATTCAGTTTGTGGCTTTTTATAAATACCTAGGCATTTTAATCgaaaaatctttcttttaagTCACATACGGAACACCTTTTGAAGAAATTGAAGTTGAAATTAGGGTTTTCCTTTgtaacaaaacatgtttttcaattAATGCCTGGAAACGGCTTGTTGCTGACACATTCTTACCTCTCCTGGACTATGGAGACCTTGTTTATATGAATGCCTCTGCCAGCTCTATGCGGATGTTGGACGCTGTCTATCACGGAGCACTAAGATATATTACTGGTTGTTAACCCCTCACTCATCATTGCACTCTGTACTCTGCTTAAATGGCCCCGATTATCAATGAGTGAACTCCCCCCCAACCTGGAATACCCTGCAGAAGCATCAAAAGCTTTCAAGTTTGGGGATTTTAAAGCATCTTTGGaaacttgtctttgtttttagtattttctaGTGTTTTAAATCTTTGTGTACTTGGCACTTTAACTTAAATATTATGTATACACTATTGTGAAATCTGTCCACACAGAAAcgccctggttggtttgaaccgggattcgagAACcatcttgctgtgaggcgacagcgctaaccactacaccaccgtgcagccgtGTTTGGCAGTCTTTTAAGAATATTTATTAAAAGACTGAGTTTATTACTATGGGTTTTTCACTGTTAAAAATATCATTAACCCCAATTAATTTAAGATACCCAGTTCTATGATTGCTCACCTAACTTTTCACTTCTCTCAGTTTCTGCAGCCATGTGCCTGACCCACGTTCCTATGAATTGTCTGTCGTAGCCCTGTTTACCCTCTAGCTCAAGCCACAGCTCCAGATAGATCATGTTTTGCAAAACCACTGTTTATCACTTTGCATATATCAACAATACATCTTTTAAAGCACTGTGTACCTGTGAGTAGTGCTCTGCAAATCGAGTCAAGCCTGTTTTATTTTAGATAAATCTCAACAGTTTAGGTCAAGAAAAAATTCAAACCGCAGTATGGAAGTATATTAAGCCTTGATACAGGTGTTCTAACTTTTGTTGACGACTAAAAAACCCTGTCTGTAAAAAGGCAGCGTTGGTACAAATTGGGTTACTACACCCTCTGATGCATTAGTGGATGCCTGCACAGACTGGATGGTCAGGGGTTCAGCCTACAGATCAATAATGACCCAAAACACGAGAAGAACAGAACCAGGTAGTGACCATGAAGCGCAGTACTGTATCCAGACCTAAACCTCATGTAGCTGGTTTTGGATGAACTGGATACAAGGTGAAGCAAAGTAAACTACAGTATAAGTGCAACACATTTGTGAGAACTTATGCCATGGGCATACTGTAGATTTGTGTATAGAAgatatttacaatatatttacctttttattttaacctgATGGTTACCTGTGGCAACCCCTGCTGCTCGCTGCTAAATATTGCTGATGATTCTGGTTAACAGGGTGGTCATCAGTGCCGGTCTAGTTTCCCTTGGTTCTCCTCAGTTTGCCTTGTGCACTCTACAACATCAAAATATACTCTTATCCCTCATGCACAACTTAAACTACTGATACCACCAGCTATATTATATTTATGCTGCAGTATCTATTCTTAAATAAACACTGCTTTTTGACCCTTTAAACTGGTGCGTCTCCCACTTTGTCATGGTAGTACAAGCCTGATTGTGATCTATCTTTAAAATCAACATAGCAACTATGAGTGTTTTCTGCAAAATGTAGGTTTGGATAAGACAGACTGTATATCTCTTAAAATTTGCCTTGgacatcacagtgtctatgatagtgtaaaaaaatgacaaatatcttTATCCATCACACGTTCATCTACATTGATTAGatttgcatatactgtacagttaaATATAATACAGTGGTCAATGACACAGAAACCCCCCACAGCAGAAGCAGTCGTGCATTTGTTGATGAGCGGTAGTAAAGCTGAAATGGTAAGGAGTCTATTTAGAGTTGAGTATGAAATGACCCCTCCCACTCAGTTGGTATCATATTCAAGTGTCAGTGGTTGAATGTTCTCTAATTTGTGATGAAAATGGCTCCCAAAGCAAATGAAGACATccgggtttttttaaagaagaactGAAGTGTAAGTAACAGCTGAGAATAGTTATAAGAATACTCTGTCATCATCTAAACATGTATCTTCTTTGAAATTCGCTAGAGATATATTTACTGATATGATGAGCTGgacagaaggtgtgtgtgtgtttgtgtgtgtgtgtgtgtgtgtgtgtgaatgtgtgtgtgcgcttgtaaAAAACAAGTTCTGTTGGTTTGTCTGGTGATGTCGAAAATGGAAACTTGGTTTTCTAGTCATTCATGGGTCCCACACAAGCTGGCGTGGTAACATTCCCCTTGTGGAATTTAGTGctaatacttatttttttactgttaatgtGACCATggtatttaacatttaaattggTAAAAGCTTATTGCTAAATCAACACAACATCTACTCCAAGTATTTAGTAAATATATTGTTTATCTAGATGAGACAGGCCTGTACCCTGGAGACATTACAACTAATTTACAATAGCAAATAACTTAAATACAAGATTATCATGACATTGAAGCCTGTAAGCAACCGTGGCTCCTCCCTCTACAGTCAGTTGCTGTCTACAGATGAGGGCTACATCTGGCTGACTGGAGTGTGCAGTGATAGTGCTGATCgggggacagaggagggaacACAGACATGGACACCAAAGTGGAAAAGAGGGAAcactggaggaagaaaagggaataTATTCTGGCAGTAGCAGGCAATGTGGTGGGCCTGGGCAATGTGTGGCGATTCCCCTACCTGTGCTTTAAGAATGGAGGAGGTAAGATGAAGGACACATAGACAGTTCACTGTAATTCTTCAGACTATTGCACCATTACTAAAGAGCAGTTCCGTCATTGCAGGACAAATATGGTTAAAGATATGTACAACACACATGATAGTTGCTTGTGATAACATAAAATGGAAGGTAAAAAAGTCAGCATTGAAATTGTATTTACAGAAGTTTACTGGAGCGCAACTCACTCTATATAAGTTCACTGTattagacaaaagaaaaattagaAAATTGGGATGAAAATTATAGTTAAAAATCTCATGGTACTTGTGGGTAAGTTAAGGGCATATTAGCCACTAAATTAGCTACTTTAAAGGTAAATTTGATGAATATGGTTAACAGGTTATGAAGGTAGTCATTTTTGGTCACTGCACAACTTAAGTAAAGAtctcaaaaacaagaaaatgtccaGCAGggcaggagctgctgctgggaagCTTTGTCCAGCATCCAGTTGCAGGGTTGAGTTAGTTTACATACctttttgaaaagctttacTGCTGCACtcagctcttctctctttcttgctcGTACTATGCAGGAACACACTACTTCGCACATACTCCACGCACTGCCCCATTCACGACAGGAGTTACGCAACTCATGCAACACGTGTTTGAGGAGGTGGTTGGTTGTGTTTTTGGtaattaaaaccacaaatatatcttcttaaggatatcaaaacttcaaataaaacaccagaaaggtggaAAAATATGGGACCTCTAATGCTAATTGGGAATTGATAGCTTTGGAAAATCTAAAAAGCTACTGCAAGACATTTCGGGGAAACCCAGAGCAGAATCAGTTCATTTATGTTCGCTTTTATGCCTCTGTCCCACTGTGTGGTTGGATTTGTTTTACCTTTTATCTGTAAAAGTTTATTTCAGGCGTATAGAGATCCacagattgattgattaattgatagCAAGTCTTTGCTATTGCTGACTTTATCCAGTCAGCTGATGTTGcgtatttctgtgtgtgcaggtgtctTCCTGTTGCCTTACCTCTTCTTTGCTTTGCTGTGTGGTGTACCACTGTTCCTGCTGGAGACTGTGATTGGTCAGTACACACAAGAAGGCGCCATCACCTGCTGGACCAAGCTCTGTCCACTATCAAAGGGTAAACATCATAATTTCTGATTATATCACCAGTGTGAAATTCCAAACTCTGTGAACATTATACAGCCACCCAAAACCTAATCACTGATTGTGCCACTCTTGGCGGCAACAACAAGTAAAGATTTGAGTAGACTTGTGATGAGTATTTTACATCACTGTAGAGGAATTGTGGCCCACTCCTCTTTTCAGAATTGTTATAATTCAGCCAGATAGGAGGGTCTTCGAGCATTAACTGCCATTTCTGGTCTTGTCACAGCATCTCAATTGGAGATATGTCAGAATTTTGACCAGGTCACACAAAagctttatttaatttcttttgagTGATTCAGAGGTGGATTTACTTGTGTCCTTCCGCATAACCAGACTGCTCTTGAGTTTGAGGTCACAAACTGATGGGCGGACAATTTCCTTCAGGATTTTAATGATGTTTGGCCAAAAGTTTACTTACTTTTGACTCATCAGTCCACATAATATCATCTCAAACATCTTGGGGAtcatgttttgaaaaatgttacatgggtaagatttgtttttggtcaGTACAACATCTCAAATATGATTTGATGCCTTCCTTTGCTGGACAAAATAGTATATAGAATATTTTGGCTG from the Scophthalmus maximus strain ysfricsl-2021 chromosome 17, ASM2237912v1, whole genome shotgun sequence genome contains:
- the LOC118289368 gene encoding sodium- and chloride-dependent GABA transporter 3-like — encoded protein: MDTKVEKREHWGKKREYILAVAGNVVGLGNVWRFPYLCYKNGGGVFLLPYLFFALLCGVPLFLLETVIGQYTQEGAITCWTKICPLSIGAGYSIIVIQLYATIYIMILAWSLLYLIYCFRGTLPWATCNNPWNTDRCVDHTSENWTAIHSGNQTVNWTSGNFTKSSVSEFWERGVLSMSGGIDEVGTVKWELLLCLLACWVACYFCIWKGVRSTGKVVYVTALFPYVMLAILLVRGLTLPGAWHGVVYYLYPEPSRLADIQIWMEACGQVFFSYGVSAGTLITLSSYNKFKNNCYRDSLLLCVLNNGTSFIAGFAVFSVLGFMAHSQGIPIDIVVHSGPGLAFIAFPQAVAMMPLPQLWAVCFFIMLIMLGLDTTFTGLEAITSSVIDIFPGTMGKPWRREIFLLLFCSVCFIIQILLTTKGGIYLFQLVDYYGANGACLLFVALVQCVAVGWSFGAERLCDAVEDMTGQRPGIFFKLCWRYFTPLICMVCFIGLFVDYKPLTSGDYVYPDWAYYLGWAMALSSIVLTPLWAIGKICLTKGSLRQRLLVLWHPFSDPVGPKTNKESLLNDTEMKPMSVPLMS